Proteins from a single region of Crocosphaera sp. UHCC 0190:
- a CDS encoding PEP-CTERM sorting domain-containing protein, protein MKPISTHSLIAWGLGLLASFSPFSQAQASNFRIATYNTSLSPNSQNALIQALSLAPDDAAYNTDPLAIQARQIAEVIQRINPDIILLNEFNYDPTAPTQAATLFQQNYLSVGQNISGNPAANPINFSEFFVRPGSTTDPFNTGIASGFDLDNNGVIVTTPETPGYAGDAWGFGNYPGQYGMVVYSKYNILEDQARTFQNFLWLDMPGNLLTDITGNATDDWYTPEEAALFPLSSKSHWDLPIDVNGETIHVLASHPTPPVFDGEEDRNGRRNFDEIRLWNDYITPGQNSYIYDDNGIFGGIASGSKFIIMGDQNADPNDGDSVPGAINQLLNNPLTNTSKTPSSLGGVEYPDRDFSHTGNPAYDTAAFTGGLRVDYVLPSANLSIIDAQVFWPTPNSPFDSLNSASDHHSAFVDLSTTSVPEPSTILGILALGIGGLFSSKNRKSN, encoded by the coding sequence ATGAAACCAATTTCAACCCATTCTTTGATTGCTTGGGGATTAGGATTGTTAGCCTCATTTTCTCCTTTTTCTCAGGCACAAGCGTCTAATTTTCGCATTGCAACTTACAATACTTCTTTGAGTCCAAATAGTCAAAATGCTTTGATTCAAGCTCTTTCACTTGCTCCTGATGATGCGGCATATAATACCGATCCTCTAGCAATTCAAGCTCGTCAAATTGCAGAAGTAATTCAACGCATTAATCCTGATATTATTCTGCTCAACGAGTTTAATTATGATCCCACTGCTCCCACTCAAGCAGCTACTCTTTTTCAGCAAAATTATCTCTCTGTCGGGCAAAATATTTCAGGAAATCCAGCCGCAAATCCGATTAATTTTAGTGAGTTTTTTGTGCGTCCTGGTTCAACAACAGATCCCTTTAATACAGGTATTGCTTCGGGATTTGATTTGGATAACAATGGAGTGATTGTTACGACCCCAGAAACCCCAGGTTATGCGGGAGATGCTTGGGGATTTGGCAATTACCCTGGACAATATGGCATGGTGGTTTATTCAAAATATAATATTTTGGAGGATCAAGCCCGTACTTTTCAAAATTTCTTATGGCTAGATATGCCTGGAAATTTGTTAACTGATATTACTGGAAATGCCACTGATGATTGGTATACTCCAGAGGAAGCGGCTCTATTTCCCCTTTCTTCTAAGAGTCATTGGGATCTTCCTATTGATGTTAACGGTGAAACTATTCACGTTTTAGCTAGTCATCCAACTCCCCCAGTTTTTGATGGAGAAGAAGATCGTAATGGACGAAGAAACTTTGATGAAATTCGTCTTTGGAATGACTATATTACCCCAGGTCAAAATAGTTATATTTATGATGATAATGGGATTTTTGGAGGGATTGCTTCTGGGTCAAAATTTATCATTATGGGAGATCAAAATGCTGATCCTAATGATGGGGATAGTGTACCAGGGGCGATTAATCAACTACTCAATAATCCTCTGACTAACACCAGTAAAACGCCTTCTAGTTTAGGGGGCGTAGAATATCCTGATCGTGATTTTTCCCATACGGGGAATCCTGCCTATGATACCGCAGCTTTTACGGGAGGATTAAGGGTCGATTATGTGCTACCTTCAGCGAATTTATCAATTATTGATGCCCAGGTATTTTGGCCAACTCCTAATAGTCCTTTTGATTCATTAAATAGTGCTTCGGATCATCATTCTGCATTTGTAGATCTGAGTACCACTTCTGTGCCTGAGCCTTCAACCATTTTAGGAATTTTAGCTTTAGGTATCGGCGGTTTGTTCTCCTCAAAAAACCGCAAGTCTAACTAA
- a CDS encoding alkaline phosphatase — translation MNSLFNINLNSTFSKAIAFSLVGLVGTISLTPNIAQAATVTNTKNVIIMIGDGMGWEMARAAAIQEQINAGNLGNSLSDFYTSGKGSGLAFQELSNYVLSTTYGTTIAPANGTFNTSNSAIEGNNITGEGNVLPGFVFDPTFNPGTTPTGGASNPNPYAVGNLVGYDPIRGGLVPWDAAYYGGAIPPGFDKEYIKYSYPDSANTATTLYTGVKSYNSAIGVDIYEQPLDSALKIASEAGKSTGLVTSVPIDHATPGAAAANVNRRNKLDQPYPLLDNILQQELRIFQPTVLLGGGNPASNPLPLQPDVEPPQDFTYITQDTYDYLVANPNSNRYGYQFLESGPNATATLLAAAALIDPNNLGNRLLGLYGAEGQNGNLPINSADGTYQNTGLDMFSLYSSAQAGNPNNITPGIPNPDTVRPLQPGETDEEFIARQLDENPRLKDLTQAALTVLEKDPDGFWLMVEAGDIDWAAHDNNLDNLIGAVSDFNDSVDYVMDWIANNGGWEENLLIVTADHDHYFTLNDNFPELLRTVGAHDLTYSNNTPASAGHFWGSAGSDPANADSLVKYDWGTHSNRPVPVYFQGNGSEVLLNSVGQGYDAYGNAIPGIPGLVDQVHTAKTQIQALQTVPEPGSVLGFLTLGLLGLGSKLKQKIK, via the coding sequence ATGAACTCTTTGTTCAACATTAACCTCAATTCCACCTTCTCAAAAGCGATCGCCTTCAGTCTAGTAGGATTAGTAGGAACTATTTCCCTAACTCCTAACATTGCTCAAGCAGCTACTGTAACCAATACCAAGAATGTCATCATCATGATTGGAGATGGCATGGGTTGGGAAATGGCCCGCGCTGCTGCTATTCAGGAACAAATTAATGCAGGGAATCTGGGCAATAGCCTGAGTGATTTTTACACATCAGGTAAAGGGTCAGGATTGGCTTTCCAAGAGCTTTCTAACTATGTCCTATCAACCACCTACGGAACAACCATTGCTCCCGCTAATGGAACCTTTAACACGAGTAACTCTGCCATAGAAGGCAATAACATAACAGGTGAAGGTAATGTTTTACCTGGTTTTGTCTTCGATCCCACCTTCAACCCAGGTACAACCCCCACTGGAGGTGCTTCTAATCCTAACCCCTATGCAGTAGGTAATCTCGTTGGTTATGATCCTATTCGGGGTGGACTTGTTCCTTGGGATGCAGCTTATTATGGGGGGGCAATTCCTCCAGGATTTGACAAAGAATACATCAAATATAGCTATCCTGACTCAGCGAATACGGCAACTACCCTCTACACAGGGGTTAAAAGTTACAACAGTGCCATCGGTGTTGATATTTACGAGCAACCCTTAGATTCTGCCTTAAAGATTGCCTCAGAAGCAGGGAAATCTACAGGTTTGGTCACTTCCGTTCCTATCGATCATGCTACTCCAGGAGCGGCTGCAGCTAACGTCAACCGTCGTAATAAACTCGATCAGCCCTATCCTTTACTCGATAACATTCTGCAACAGGAACTCCGCATCTTTCAGCCCACTGTGCTATTAGGAGGAGGTAATCCTGCGAGTAATCCCCTTCCCCTTCAACCTGATGTAGAACCGCCCCAAGACTTCACCTATATCACCCAAGACACCTACGACTACCTTGTCGCTAATCCCAATAGTAACCGCTACGGCTACCAATTTTTGGAAAGTGGCCCCAATGCGACGGCAACCCTGTTAGCGGCGGCGGCTTTAATCGATCCCAATAACCTCGGTAATCGTCTTTTAGGACTCTATGGGGCAGAAGGACAAAACGGGAACTTACCCATCAATTCGGCGGATGGAACTTACCAAAATACAGGGTTAGATATGTTCTCTTTGTATAGTTCTGCTCAAGCAGGAAATCCTAACAATATTACCCCTGGTATTCCTAATCCTGACACAGTGCGCCCTCTCCAACCTGGAGAAACCGACGAGGAATTTATCGCCCGTCAGTTAGATGAAAATCCTCGCCTCAAAGACTTAACCCAAGCAGCTTTAACGGTGTTGGAGAAAGATCCTGATGGTTTCTGGTTGATGGTTGAAGCTGGCGATATTGATTGGGCCGCCCATGATAACAACCTCGATAACTTAATTGGTGCAGTATCCGATTTTAATGATTCTGTTGACTATGTAATGGATTGGATTGCTAATAATGGCGGTTGGGAGGAGAACTTATTAATTGTTACAGCCGACCATGACCATTATTTCACCCTCAATGATAATTTTCCTGAACTGTTACGAACCGTCGGGGCCCATGATTTGACCTATTCAAATAATACTCCCGCGAGTGCTGGTCATTTCTGGGGTTCTGCTGGCTCTGATCCCGCTAATGCTGACTCTTTGGTCAAGTATGACTGGGGTACTCATAGCAATCGTCCTGTTCCCGTCTATTTTCAAGGGAATGGGTCAGAAGTGCTGCTTAATTCCGTCGGTCAAGGTTATGACGCTTATGGTAATGCTATTCCAGGGATTCCTGGATTGGTGGATCAAGTCCATACTGCCAAGACTCAGATTCAAGCACTACAAACAGTTCCTGAACCTGGTTCAGTGCTTGGCTTCTTAACCCTTGGACTTTTAGGACTTGGTTCAAAGCTCAAACAAAAAATTAAATAA
- a CDS encoding esterase-like activity of phytase family protein, with amino-acid sequence MMKSTKTFLSAFISTLSLSVLTIPAAFANSLVNTIVIPGNATDLSGQPNSPNGNRLGGFFSDLYYDKANNVYYGLSDRGPGGGTIAYDTRVQKFTLDVDLNTGAISNFNLLDTILFTQNGQNFDGLNPRVLNGDSAVLGLSFDPEGFVVAPNGNFYVSDEYGPSVYEFDSSGSFLRAFMTPDNLIPKEGATSNYVDGRGTITTGRQDNRGFEGLAISPDGTKLLAMLQDPLVNEGTSGTSDDGRYSGNLRIVEFDTITGNSTAQYIYQLESLVDINDRIPGTANDFPATSQGRNIGISAIIAINNHEFLVLERDNRGLGVDAPTVADVANTPVGSKRIYSIDITGATDVSGISLAGTNTLPGGIIPVSKSLFLDIQTALDNAGQIIPEKIEGLAIGPQLNDGSYALLIGTDSDYSVTQNGSNVQFNVCTDFVSQSVNDVAIQDSCPQGLDLIPTYLYSFKESVPDFVPRETVPEPSAILGLISLGLGGVILRKGRKFL; translated from the coding sequence ATGATGAAATCCACAAAAACTTTCCTTTCCGCATTCATCAGTACCTTAAGTTTGTCTGTTTTGACCATTCCAGCAGCCTTTGCTAACTCTTTAGTAAATACCATAGTGATTCCAGGGAATGCAACGGATTTAAGTGGTCAACCTAATAGTCCTAATGGTAATCGCCTTGGCGGTTTTTTCTCCGATCTTTATTATGATAAAGCTAACAATGTCTACTATGGCTTAAGCGATCGCGGGCCTGGTGGCGGAACCATTGCTTATGATACAAGGGTGCAAAAATTTACCTTGGATGTTGATCTCAATACTGGGGCAATTAGTAATTTTAACTTGCTTGATACGATTCTATTTACCCAGAATGGTCAAAACTTCGATGGCTTAAATCCTAGAGTTCTCAATGGTGATAGTGCAGTTCTTGGTTTAAGCTTTGACCCTGAAGGCTTTGTAGTGGCTCCTAATGGGAATTTTTACGTCTCTGATGAATATGGCCCCTCTGTCTATGAATTTGATTCTAGCGGGTCATTTTTACGCGCATTCATGACCCCTGATAATCTTATTCCCAAAGAAGGTGCTACTTCTAATTATGTAGATGGTCGCGGTACAATCACGACAGGTCGTCAGGATAATCGCGGTTTTGAAGGATTAGCTATTAGTCCCGATGGCACAAAATTATTAGCCATGTTACAAGATCCTTTAGTCAATGAAGGAACCTCTGGAACCTCTGATGATGGTCGCTACAGTGGTAATTTAAGAATTGTTGAATTTGATACTATTACTGGTAATAGTACGGCTCAATATATTTATCAATTGGAAAGTCTTGTTGATATCAATGATCGTATTCCTGGAACAGCTAATGATTTTCCTGCAACCAGTCAGGGACGAAATATTGGAATTAGTGCCATTATTGCTATTAATAACCATGAATTTTTAGTTCTAGAACGAGATAATCGAGGTCTTGGAGTTGATGCGCCTACTGTTGCTGATGTTGCTAATACTCCTGTTGGTAGTAAACGGATTTATAGCATTGATATTACAGGAGCAACGGATGTTAGTGGGATTAGTTTGGCTGGAACAAATACCTTACCTGGTGGGATAATTCCTGTTAGTAAATCTCTCTTTTTGGATATTCAAACCGCATTAGACAATGCTGGACAAATCATTCCCGAAAAAATTGAAGGTTTAGCCATTGGGCCTCAATTAAATGATGGCAGTTATGCCCTGTTGATTGGAACAGATAGTGATTATAGTGTTACTCAAAATGGTAGTAATGTTCAATTTAATGTCTGTACTGATTTCGTGAGTCAATCAGTTAATGACGTTGCCATTCAAGATTCCTGTCCTCAAGGACTGGATTTAATTCCCACCTATCTCTATTCTTTCAAGGAATCCGTTCCTGATTTTGTCCCCCGTGAAACCGTTCCAGAACCGAGTGCAATTCTTGGATTAATTAGCTTAGGTTTAGGAGGAGTAATCCTCAGAAAAGGTCGTAAATTCCTTTAA
- a CDS encoding esterase-like activity of phytase family protein has protein sequence MLKVNQHSIVTAGLLSSVILGLVNPQPIQASSLQLNFLGQSIVQTGASFGGTQVGGLSGIDYDPTSGNYYANSDDRSSINPARFYTLTLDLSQFNNDGNNSGVTFTDVTTLLQANGQPFAANSLDPEDITLVNGNVYIPSEGEVSTNRIVNPFLNRFNISTGQQNQALSIPSQFIPQPNSIPTTSGVRNNLALESLTVTPDLRYLFTATENALVQDGSIATLSNSSPSRILQYDLTTGQPIAQFIYNTDPVALAPNPTGQFNTNGLVDLLALDNSGERFLALERSFSVGAEGTPGNTGNTVKIFEVSLAGATDISGLSSINGQPNLIAAQKTLLLDLTTLGIPIDNLEGLAFGETLTNGNRSLILVSDNNFSPTQFTQFLAFEVESQSVPEPSSILGFGLLGIFGLRRLLAKPLH, from the coding sequence ATGCTAAAAGTCAACCAACATTCAATCGTAACTGCTGGCCTATTAAGTAGTGTAATTCTTGGACTGGTTAATCCCCAACCGATTCAAGCTTCTTCTTTGCAATTAAACTTTTTAGGTCAATCAATTGTTCAAACTGGAGCAAGTTTTGGCGGAACACAGGTTGGTGGTTTATCAGGAATTGACTATGATCCCACTTCGGGAAATTATTATGCTAATTCTGATGATCGCAGTTCTATTAATCCCGCAAGATTCTACACTCTTACGTTAGATTTAAGTCAATTTAACAACGATGGAAATAATAGTGGTGTAACTTTTACTGATGTTACTACCCTTTTACAAGCCAATGGTCAACCTTTCGCTGCCAATAGTCTTGATCCTGAAGATATTACATTAGTGAATGGAAATGTCTATATCCCCTCAGAAGGAGAGGTTTCTACTAATCGCATTGTTAATCCTTTTCTGAATCGCTTTAATATTAGCACAGGGCAACAAAATCAAGCTTTATCGATTCCTTCTCAATTTATTCCTCAACCTAATTCTATTCCAACAACCAGTGGGGTTCGCAATAATTTAGCTTTAGAAAGTTTAACCGTCACTCCTGATTTACGCTACCTATTTACTGCCACTGAAAATGCTTTAGTCCAAGACGGTTCTATAGCAACCCTAAGTAACAGTAGTCCATCGCGGATTTTGCAGTACGATCTAACCACAGGACAACCCATTGCTCAATTTATCTATAATACTGACCCCGTTGCCCTTGCCCCTAATCCTACTGGTCAATTTAACACCAATGGGTTAGTGGATTTATTAGCCTTGGATAATAGTGGTGAGCGATTTTTAGCCTTAGAACGGTCTTTTTCTGTTGGTGCGGAGGGAACCCCAGGAAATACGGGCAATACCGTCAAAATTTTTGAAGTTTCCTTAGCAGGGGCGACGGATATTAGTGGATTATCCTCCATTAATGGACAACCTAACCTGATTGCTGCTCAAAAGACCCTTCTTTTGGATTTAACCACCTTGGGTATCCCCATTGATAACCTTGAAGGGTTGGCTTTTGGGGAAACTCTGACTAATGGTAATCGTTCTTTAATTTTAGTTAGCGATAATAACTTTAGTCCGACCCAATTTACTCAATTTTTGGCGTTTGAAGTTGAATCTCAATCTGTTCCTGAACCCTCATCTATTTTAGGATTTGGCTTATTAGGAATCTTCGGACTGCGGAGACTTCTTGCTAAACCGTTGCACTAA
- a CDS encoding phosphoketolase family protein codes for MVQAPSPTTIILDNPLSPEELRKIHAYWRACNYLAVGMIYLRDNPLLKEPLKEEQVKNRLLGHWGSSPGLSFIYIHLNRLIKKYDLDTVYMAGPGHGAPGVLGPVYLEGTYSEVYPEKSEDEEGMKAFFKQFSFPGGIGSHCTPETPGSIHEGGELGYSLSHAYGSVLDNPDLITVAVVGDGEAETGPLATAWHSNKFLNPIRDGAVLPILHLNGYKIANPTILARISHEELEYLFKGYGYKPYFVEGSDPEIMHQKMAATLETVILEIKQIQQEARSSGVAKRPMWPMIVLRSPKGWTGPAFVDGKKTEDFWRSHQVPLSGMHGNPAHIKILEDWLKSYKAEELFDATGKLLPELKDLAPTGNRRMSANPHANGGILRKDLKMPDFREYGVEVDKPGAVEAENTRPLGNFLRDVMANNMTSFRVFGPDETASNRLDAIYEVSKKVWMADILEEDADGTEITRDGRVMEMLSEHTLQGWLEGYLLTGRHGFFNTYEAFAHVVDSMFNQHAKWLDICKHEVPWRAPVSSLNILLSSTVWRQDHNGFSHQDPGYVDLVTNKSAEVVRVYFPPDVNCLLSVANHCLKSKDYVNVIVADKQKHLQFLNMEDAVKHCTKGIGIWEWASNDDCGKEPDHPDVIMACCGDVSTQESLAATAILREEFPELKVRFINVVDLFKLQPESEHPHGLSARDFDTLFTTDKPIIFNFHGYPWLIHKLTYRHTNHHNLHVRGYKEKGNINTPLELAMNNQIDRFNLVLDVIDRVPKLGSAAAYVQQRMKNAIIEHRAYAYENGIDKPEITNWKWPF; via the coding sequence ATGGTTCAGGCACCCTCCCCAACAACAATAATATTAGATAATCCTCTATCTCCCGAAGAATTGCGTAAAATTCATGCTTATTGGCGTGCTTGTAACTATCTCGCCGTTGGGATGATTTATTTACGGGATAATCCCTTACTTAAAGAACCCTTAAAAGAAGAACAAGTCAAAAATCGTTTATTAGGTCATTGGGGTTCAAGTCCTGGCCTAAGTTTTATCTATATTCACCTCAACCGACTCATTAAAAAATACGATTTAGATACTGTTTATATGGCCGGCCCTGGCCATGGGGCCCCTGGCGTTTTAGGGCCTGTTTATCTAGAAGGAACCTATTCAGAAGTTTACCCCGAAAAAAGTGAAGATGAAGAAGGAATGAAAGCCTTTTTTAAACAGTTTTCCTTCCCCGGTGGTATCGGTAGTCATTGCACCCCAGAAACCCCTGGTTCTATCCATGAAGGAGGAGAATTAGGCTATAGTTTATCCCATGCTTACGGTTCAGTCTTAGATAACCCTGATCTCATTACCGTTGCGGTAGTGGGAGACGGAGAAGCAGAAACCGGCCCCTTAGCCACTGCTTGGCATTCTAACAAGTTCCTTAACCCAATTCGAGATGGGGCAGTTTTGCCAATTTTACACCTAAATGGTTATAAAATTGCCAATCCCACCATCTTAGCCCGTATTAGTCACGAAGAATTAGAATATCTCTTTAAAGGGTATGGTTATAAACCCTATTTTGTGGAAGGTTCCGACCCCGAAATTATGCACCAAAAAATGGCTGCAACCCTAGAAACGGTCATTTTAGAGATTAAGCAAATTCAACAAGAGGCTCGTAGTAGTGGGGTTGCGAAACGTCCCATGTGGCCGATGATTGTGTTACGCTCTCCTAAAGGATGGACTGGCCCCGCCTTCGTAGATGGCAAAAAGACTGAAGATTTTTGGCGATCGCACCAAGTCCCCTTATCAGGAATGCACGGCAACCCTGCACACATCAAGATATTAGAAGACTGGTTAAAAAGCTACAAAGCGGAAGAACTTTTTGACGCAACGGGTAAACTCTTACCTGAGTTAAAAGACTTGGCCCCTACCGGAAACCGTCGCATGAGTGCCAACCCTCACGCTAATGGGGGAATCTTACGAAAAGACCTGAAAATGCCTGATTTTCGGGAATACGGCGTAGAAGTGGACAAACCCGGTGCAGTAGAAGCGGAAAATACCAGACCTTTGGGCAATTTTTTGCGGGATGTCATGGCTAATAACATGACCAGTTTCCGTGTTTTTGGCCCAGATGAAACCGCATCTAACCGTTTAGATGCTATCTATGAAGTTAGTAAAAAAGTTTGGATGGCTGATATCTTAGAAGAGGATGCAGACGGCACCGAAATCACCAGGGATGGTCGGGTGATGGAAATGTTAAGTGAACATACCTTACAAGGCTGGTTAGAAGGGTATTTATTAACAGGTCGTCATGGCTTTTTCAACACTTATGAAGCCTTTGCTCATGTGGTGGATTCCATGTTTAATCAACACGCAAAATGGTTAGATATTTGTAAACATGAAGTGCCTTGGCGTGCGCCTGTTTCTTCTTTAAATATTCTGCTTTCTTCGACAGTTTGGCGACAAGATCATAACGGGTTTTCCCATCAAGATCCTGGTTATGTTGACTTAGTAACTAATAAGAGTGCAGAAGTAGTCAGGGTTTATTTTCCCCCTGATGTTAACTGTTTATTATCCGTAGCCAATCACTGTTTAAAAAGCAAAGATTATGTCAATGTAATTGTTGCAGACAAACAGAAACATCTCCAATTCTTAAACATGGAAGATGCCGTTAAACACTGCACCAAAGGCATTGGCATTTGGGAATGGGCCAGTAATGATGACTGTGGGAAAGAACCGGATCATCCTGATGTAATTATGGCTTGCTGTGGAGATGTATCTACTCAAGAATCTTTAGCAGCAACTGCTATTTTAAGGGAAGAATTCCCTGAATTAAAAGTCCGGTTTATTAATGTGGTGGACTTGTTTAAACTGCAACCAGAATCAGAACATCCTCACGGATTATCTGCACGGGATTTTGATACTTTGTTTACCACAGATAAGCCAATCATTTTCAATTTTCATGGTTATCCTTGGTTAATTCATAAGTTAACCTATCGTCATACAAACCATCATAATCTTCATGTGCGGGGTTATAAAGAAAAGGGCAATATTAATACACCCTTAGAGTTGGCGATGAATAACCAAATTGATCGCTTTAACTTAGTTTTGGATGTGATTGATCGGGTGCCAAAATTAGGTTCTGCTGCTGCTTATGTTCAACAACGCATGAAGAATGCGATTATTGAACATCGGGCTTATGCTTACGAAAATGGCATTGACAAGCCAGAGATTACTAACTGGAAATGGCCGTTTTAA
- a CDS encoding sulfotransferase, translating to MTSTKSKLPNLVIAGVVKGGTTSLYTYLAQHPDICPSSVKETCYFSSFRYGQLDARYRQALAPFEQYQSYFIHCQDQKYRMEATPGYFEGGMRVAKEIKTTLGDEAKILIILREPISRFLSFFKYKKSILSLDKNLTIEEYIKQCEAIPEQERVQQENDTYWGLDGGFYANYLDEWFTSFGKSLKVIFFDDLKNDSKQLLKEICHWLEIDWEGWDLPDLKAENKSVNYKSQFLQRLALLVNDSAEKFWRANPKLKIQLREIYYLINGMAHTDELKPETLEYLISLYKPYNQKLAEQLIARDYSVFPQWLQHGS from the coding sequence ATGACTAGCACCAAGTCAAAACTACCTAATTTAGTAATAGCAGGGGTTGTAAAAGGGGGAACAACATCTCTTTATACTTATCTAGCCCAACATCCTGATATTTGTCCATCCTCAGTCAAAGAGACTTGTTATTTTTCATCTTTCCGCTACGGTCAATTAGATGCTCGATATCGTCAAGCACTTGCTCCTTTTGAACAGTATCAAAGTTATTTTATTCACTGTCAAGATCAGAAATATAGAATGGAAGCTACTCCAGGATATTTTGAAGGGGGTATGAGAGTAGCGAAAGAAATTAAAACAACCTTGGGGGATGAAGCAAAAATTTTGATTATCTTGAGAGAACCGATTTCAAGATTTTTATCTTTCTTCAAGTACAAAAAAAGTATATTATCCCTGGATAAAAATTTAACAATAGAGGAATATATAAAACAATGTGAAGCAATCCCTGAGCAAGAAAGAGTCCAACAAGAAAATGATACTTATTGGGGTCTTGATGGCGGATTTTATGCAAATTATTTAGACGAATGGTTTACAAGTTTTGGAAAATCTCTAAAAGTTATTTTTTTTGATGATTTAAAAAATGATTCTAAACAGTTATTAAAAGAAATTTGTCATTGGTTAGAAATTGACTGGGAAGGTTGGGATTTGCCTGATTTAAAAGCAGAAAATAAAAGTGTCAACTATAAAAGTCAATTCTTACAACGTTTAGCTTTGCTGGTTAATGACTCTGCGGAAAAGTTTTGGCGAGCAAATCCTAAACTAAAAATTCAACTCAGAGAGATTTACTATCTGATTAATGGAATGGCCCATACTGATGAGTTGAAGCCAGAAACTCTAGAGTATCTAATATCTCTTTATAAACCTTACAATCAAAAATTGGCTGAACAACTAATCGCCAGAGATTATAGTGTTTTTCCTCAATGGCTTCAACACGGAAGCTGA
- a CDS encoding glycosyltransferase has product MPIALIAHYLGPSLGIGKYLDRLLPPLIEELMAREIDVKILGSPNAITNTRAFQCRKDIIQPLPPLDYTPSKRFAWFASRFTRYCQSREIEAVAWLSNPIVLPWHPPSLATIHDVNEWAKPTKYGSRLKTALRAAIYLDSSLLFAKKIILVSQATEHTLYQYRSSSKLKSKLKVIPNGSDSSLIKLAPVEIPVPNAPFLLSVGRIDPIAKRLPEAVALVCALREFSSQPWELHLVGGMNRSTEAKGKAFLKEIAPRSWVHYHGYVDDPSLAQWYRQATAVVFLSDQEGFGFPVAEAASFGRWVIVSDKNQAAAEAGTMVMIPVDPDHPEQAADLVLNRLSQEIPKSLSSSTWQEAALAYAEEICTLVPTPN; this is encoded by the coding sequence ATGCCAATTGCGCTAATTGCCCACTATTTAGGACCGAGCTTAGGGATTGGAAAATACCTAGATCGATTGTTGCCGCCATTAATAGAAGAATTAATGGCGAGAGAAATAGATGTAAAAATCTTGGGTTCTCCTAATGCTATTACTAACACACGGGCGTTCCAATGCCGAAAAGATATTATCCAGCCTCTCCCTCCTTTAGATTATACTCCCAGCAAACGATTTGCTTGGTTTGCCTCTCGTTTTACCCGTTATTGCCAAAGCAGGGAAATAGAAGCGGTTGCTTGGTTGTCTAACCCCATTGTACTCCCTTGGCATCCTCCCTCACTGGCTACGATCCATGATGTTAATGAGTGGGCTAAACCGACTAAATATGGCAGTCGTCTTAAAACGGCCTTGCGAGCCGCCATTTATCTAGATTCCTCCCTGCTTTTTGCCAAGAAAATTATCCTAGTCAGTCAGGCGACTGAGCATACCCTGTACCAATACCGTTCCTCGTCAAAACTCAAAAGTAAGCTGAAAGTTATTCCCAATGGGAGTGATTCTTCCTTAATCAAGTTAGCACCGGTTGAAATTCCAGTTCCCAATGCTCCTTTTCTACTATCCGTTGGGCGAATCGACCCGATAGCCAAGCGGCTTCCTGAAGCGGTAGCCTTGGTTTGCGCCCTAAGAGAATTTAGTAGTCAACCTTGGGAATTACATTTAGTGGGGGGGATGAATAGATCGACTGAAGCCAAAGGCAAGGCTTTTCTTAAGGAAATTGCTCCTCGTTCTTGGGTTCACTATCATGGGTATGTGGACGATCCAAGTTTGGCTCAATGGTATCGGCAAGCAACGGCAGTGGTGTTTCTGTCCGATCAAGAAGGGTTTGGTTTTCCCGTTGCCGAGGCAGCTTCTTTTGGACGCTGGGTAATTGTTAGTGACAAGAATCAAGCCGCAGCAGAAGCAGGCACAATGGTTATGATCCCAGTCGACCCAGACCATCCTGAACAAGCAGCCGACTTAGTGTTAAATCGCTTGTCTCAAGAAATACCCAAAAGCCTATCTAGCTCGACTTGGCAAGAGGCAGCCCTTGCTTATGCTGAAGAAATTTGTACTCTTGTACCCACCCCTAACTAA